The following are encoded in a window of Bradyrhizobium sp. WBOS07 genomic DNA:
- the cyoC gene encoding cytochrome o ubiquinol oxidase subunit III, producing the protein MTVAVHPSQTGEPVFYLADEHPHPEGWSTSLGFWIYLMSDCLIFAILFATFGVLGGNYAAGPAPKDLFDLNLVAVNTSMLLLSSITYGFAMLTMQQNKVAQTQVWLAITGLFGAAFIGIELFEFAHMIHEGATPQRSAFLSAFFTLVGTHGLHVSCGLIWLVTLMVQVGKFGLIEANRRRLMCLSMFWHFLDVVWIGVFTFVYLLGVLR; encoded by the coding sequence TCTTCTACCTCGCCGACGAGCATCCGCATCCGGAGGGCTGGAGCACCTCGCTCGGCTTCTGGATCTACCTGATGAGCGACTGCCTCATCTTCGCGATCCTGTTCGCCACCTTCGGCGTGCTCGGCGGCAATTACGCCGCCGGCCCAGCGCCAAAGGACCTGTTCGACCTGAACCTGGTCGCGGTGAACACCTCGATGCTGCTGCTGTCGTCGATCACCTACGGCTTTGCGATGCTGACGATGCAGCAGAACAAGGTCGCGCAGACGCAAGTCTGGCTGGCGATCACCGGCCTGTTCGGGGCCGCGTTCATCGGCATCGAGCTCTTCGAATTCGCCCACATGATCCACGAGGGTGCAACGCCGCAGCGCAGCGCCTTCCTGTCCGCGTTCTTCACCCTGGTCGGCACCCACGGCCTGCACGTCTCCTGCGGCCTGATCTGGCTGGTGACCTTGATGGTGCAGGTCGGCAAGTTCGGCCTGATCGAGGCCAACCGCCGCCGCCTGATGTGCCTGTCGATGTTCTGGCACTTCCTCGACGTGGTCTGGATCGGCGTCTTCACCTTCGTCTATCTCCTGGGAGTTCTGCGATGA